The genomic region TGAGGCTTTTCTATAACCTGTTTTGGGAACGTGTTGCTATTGTTTCAGTGCATTATCTTGGTCTTGAATAGTCTTGAGAGACAAGTGGATGTAAATATCAATTGATTAAGCTGGCCCATGACTGGTCCATCCATGACTCATCCATGACTGGTCCATGACTGGTCAGTCACTCCATGTGAAGACAGTTGGTgggttgctgttgttgttgtcccCCAGCAGGGgctgggcacagggaggtaagaACATGCTGTTCTCCATCTCCAGCAGccatcaacacaacacaaccccgcTGCCAGCTAATGATTATAGCGCATTCCATGGAGCAAGGTGGAACCGTGTCAGGCAGGCCAGGCCTATTCAACCCATTCAGGGCTCAACTTGTACCTGTTTCATCATGAGATAGTTCAGCTCGGTATCGATGTCAGTGACGGCCAAGGGCCACGGAACCCAAAACATCAAAACAACAGATAACATTTAAATCAAATGTCTCGGATTGATAGTGTGGTGGCAGTAATCATGTTATGTGTAAATACATTCCGAGTGCAAGGCAATTCATTAATCAGTCTCTGTGTTACGTGAAAACCGGGCCCACGTTTGTATCTGTAGATGGAATGACTGTAGACGAGAGATTGGACTACTGTAGCTACAGTTTGAACCAAACACGGCCTACTACCGAATGGCCTCCATCATGGATTGGAGTAATGGATATGCCTGGGCATGTTTTAACGCTCCACATAGCCTGGTCCTAGAAGTGTTCTGGCATGAcaataggagttggcaagacagcatgGGACCTGCACGGCTCGCATTCAGACAGAGACTACAATATTGGTCCTTTTGCACAGATATTCTTAATTTGTTGCTGTCACACAACGCAGGCTGGGAGCAGCACAGGGGCAGTATACAGGGATACTGAAGCCAGTAACGCTGCCTGTTATGCAAATTTCACCGCAGGCAGCTCGGGGGGTTTGAACCGGCAAACTTTTCCGATCACAAGGTGTTTAGTGCACTGCTATGATGATTAACAGCAGTGGGCTTCTTGCATGTGCCGGGGCTTGTCACACCACTGTGAAGACTAAGAGTTCTATAACTAAGTTTATCCTCAAAGATTAATGAATAAGACATTTTCATAATGGGGGACATGGATTCATTCATCTGTTGCAAGTCCAAAGAAGAACACTGGTCGGTCAGTCAGTTCATCAGTAAGTCACACTAAAGCTCTTGCCAGATGTTGTGAGTGTGACCAAGTGCGTTTGTCATATTGTCCTCTAGCTTGTTCATGTAAAAATAGCGTTCTCTGGGAGAGAGGCTGTCAGGATGACTTCTGCAGTGACAGTCACACCGCTCTGACAGCAACCAGCCAATGGGAACGCGGCAGCCAGTAATGAAAGAAAGGTGCTATTTTGGGCTCTGATGATATTACTCAGCAAAGTACGGCACATGGTGACGTTATGGGGCTCATTCTGGAAAACTCTTCTGGAGGTGAAAAGCGGTGTGAGTTTGTTGTGAGCATTATCCAGTATGATCCTTGCCTTGCAGCGACCTAATAATCCGCCCTTCCTCCTGAAGTGTAGCCTACACTCGCACACTACTTGCCACAAATGTAAAAGCATTTGGATTTGTGTGGGCTACAAAAGGAATCATACCAGTCAATTCCTTTCaaatgaagggaagtgaacacGAGGGGGAAAATGAGATATATTGTCTCGGACAGTAGGAACCAACCCACTACAAGGAACTGACTGTATACCAATAACTGACAACAGGAAATGTTTTGTTTACGTGGTCGCGGACTAATAAATCACTTTATTTTACATTGGAATTGAGAAAGAAGGATTTAGATAATCCTGAGTTAATTAAACTGTTGGATGGGTTTTTCTATCCTGTTGGGAAAGGGGGACAGATGGCGTTGGGTTTTTTATGTAATAGTAAAACGCTCACAGCCCGTCCCAAGTTTGTGTTCTCataactggaacacactgtctggttgaactcccagacaccaggagcacatgggtgtgtgtctgtttttcacTGTGTGTCCTGTGGTGATTGGTCACTCCTGCGCTCATGGGGAGAGACTAGGGAGGGAGGCTATATGAGCCAGCCCGGAACAGAACATGCAGGTGAGGGTTGCTGGAGAGCTTCAGTTAGGGTCACTTCAGTGTTATATTGAGGTCCACTGGAAGCTGGATTGGGTTCCCTCTCCTGTGCCCCAGCAGCGCTGTGCTCTACATCAACCCATAAAAGCATAATTGTGTCAGGTTTTTGGCCTGTGTGACTCTGCGTGAACTGTACTCTACCTATCCCAGTCTCCCTTCCTCCCGGTCTAAATGTGGGGCCTGTATCATTGTGATCGGGCCTTGTGTTCACTTATGTTCAAAGTACGAGGCATAAATAATTGATTGTAGCATTTCTACAGAGGCCTTAAGGCACAACACATTGCTTTCCATATTAAAGAGATATGTACTTAATGTAAAGTTTTGTCCACAGTCATATTGGTGCTTTGGTAATTATTTCCATTACTACTAAATTATAAAACGACTGAACTTTATATAATTAAACTGCAGTGATGTCAGTCATGTTCTTTTCTACAAAGCCCTTATTCTACATTCGTAGACCGTTATCCACTTTTAAAGCCTTTTTAAAGATTTTTCAGTTGTGTCGGGAACGCTGCACATCTGAGGTGGTGCGGACGGTGTGATTCCCCCTGTATTGAAACAGGAACAGGCTAACGTTCGAAAAGGATATGTCCGTCTTTACATCTTACAGCGTTTCTAGTCGCCTAACCTACAGTAGAACGGCCCCCGTTTTCGCACACGTCCTTCCACCATAGGGCCATTTAGAGATCACATTCTCTCACGTGCTTTTGTCGTAAATGGTTTTCCTTGTCGTGTTCTTCTCCTCCCCAGAACTCCAAGAGCACCCAGGGCCTGGTGGGCCTACGGAACCTGGGAAATACCGTAAGTAGTGGCCTGggtgtgcacacatacacacacacacatatttatacTATATTTAGGCCTCTATTCATGTGTGTTGTGTAATAAATGTGGAATATTGTCAGTGTACCGAAAAAGTAGTGTAATCCACATGTCCTATCCTCTGCCATCGGCTTAAGGGCTGTGTTTTGATATCACAAACACTTTCCATTAGCTGAGATGTGCCATGCCATCTCATGGCTCtacaaacaggaggagaggggacaggggaggggggcATGTGCCATGCCATCTCATGGCTCTACAAACAGGAGGGAGGGGGCATGTACCATGCCATCTCATGGCTCtacaaacaggaggagaggggacaggggaggggggcATGTGCCATGCCATCTCATGGCTCtacaaacaggaggagaggggacaggggaggggggcATGTACCATGCCATCTCATGGCTCTAcaaacaggaggggaggggacaggggaggggggcATGTGCCATGCCATCTCATGGCTCTAcaaacaggaggggaggggacaggggaggggggcATGTGCCATGCCATCTCATGGCTCtacaaacaggaggagaggggacaggggaggggggcATGTGCCATGCCATCTCATGGCTCtacaaacaggaggagaggggacaggggaggggtGCATGTGCCATGCCATCTCATGGCTCTACAAacaggacaggaggggacaggggaggggggcATGTGCCATGCCATCTCATGGCTCTAcaaacaggaggggaggggacaggggaggggggcATGTGCCATGCCATCTCATGGCTCTAcaaacaggaggggaggggacaggggaggggggcATGTGCCATGCCATCTCATGGCTCtacaaacaggaggagaggggacaggggagggggcATGTGCCATGCCATCTCATGGCTCTACAaacaggaggaggggggggacaggggaggggggcATGTGCCATGCCATCTCATGGCTCTACaaacaggaggaggggaggggacaggggaggggggcATGTGCCATGCCATCTCATGGCTCtacaaacaggaggagaggggacaggggaggggggcATGTGCCATGCCATCTCATGGCTCtacaaacaggaggagaggggacaggggcaTGTGCCAAGCCATCTCATGGCTCTACaaacaggaggaggggaggggacaggggaggggtGCATGTGCCATGCCATCTCATGGCTCtacaaacaggaggagaggggacaggggaggggggcATGTGCCAAGCCATCTCATGGCTCtacaaacaggaggagaggggacaggggaggggggcATGTGCCAAGCCATCTCATGGCTCTACaaacaggaggaggggaggggacaggggaggggtGCATGTGCCATGCCATCTCATGGCTCTACAAacaggacaggaggggacaggggaggggggcATGTACCATGCCATCTCATGGCTCTACaaacaggaggaggggaggggacaggggaggggggcATGTGCCATGCCATCTCATGGCTCTACaaacaggaggggaggggggcatgTGCCATGCCATCTCATGGCTCTAcaaacaggaggggaggggacaggggaggggggcATGTGCCATGCCATCTCATGGCTCTAcaaacaggaggggaggggacaggggaggggggcATGTGCCATGCCATCTCATGGCTCTACaaacaggaggaggggaggggacaggggaggggggcATGTGCCATGCCATCTCATGGCTCTAcaaacaggaggggaggggacaggggaggggggcATGTGCCATGCCATCTCATGGCTCTAcaaacaggaggggaggggacaggggagggggcATTTGCCAGGCAACAGGGAGAAGGATGGGTCCCAAAATAAACTGTCTACTTGCACAGTAACCTTATCAGAGTGTTTCTGCTGCACTCTGCACCGGCTGGGGGACTTGactgtctctcaccctctctatcccTGCTACCTTTCATTCACTCAACCCGCTGTTCCTTGTTTTCCCCATGCTAGCATGTGTAACATGTGATGTTAATtgttcatttaactaggcaagtcagttaagaacaaattcttatttacaatgactgccttgttcaggggcagagtgacagatttttaccttgtcagctcggggattcgatctagctcggggattcgaactagcaaccttgcggttactgtcccaacgctctaaccactaggctacctgccactccatgcatgcatgtatgtaacAAACAAATATCTAAAAATAACTTCAGCAGACACGATTTCACCTCTGCACATTTGTCTTCAACATTGAAACCGTAATTGTCAAATTATTGTGTATGcaggaatttaaaaaaatatatatatttctcaacAATCTCGATATTGAAGCTGTAACTTTCTGCACCACAAACAgcatggtagtgtgtgtgttttaacccTCTTctaaagactgtgtgtgtgtgtgtgtctctacagtGCTTCATGAACTCCATCCTGCAGTGTCTCAGCAACACGCACAACCTCCGGGACTACTGTCTGCACAACTCCCACCGACGCGACCTTAACAAAAACAGCCGCACCAACACTGGGACCCTCATGGAGGGTGAGACAGCTAGCCTAAGTCCCCTGCTGTCAGTGAATGCTGAACATAGTATTTACCAGCCAGTCCCCCATTTTACAATGTCTACCCCTATTCCGAGGGAATCTGATCTATCTTCCTGGTTGTGCTTCTAGAATTTGCCAAGCTCCTCCAGACCATGTGGACGTCCTCGAGCAGCGAGGCGGTCGGCCCCTCAGAGTTCAAAACTCAGATCCAGAGATATGCCCCCCGATTTGTGGGATACAAGTATGTGTTGTTCCTCAACTAGCTATTCACCAAGGCTACCTGtgatatggcaccctattccccatgtagtgcactacttttgaccagagccctatggcaccctattccctatatagtgcactacttttgacaacagcagagccctatgggtcttggTGTAACATGTGTGCACtttatacagatgtaggatcttaatttgagccagtttgctacagcaggagaATAATTCTGccgcaacaggaaatgtgaattattgtgtggattataattaacagacatttttgtagaggttgatacatttttcgtaagggaaaatcaagtcagtaatttcaaagtggaaatgacaaacttcagaagcgTTTTTAAAACTTCAAATGCATGAAAGTTTGACATTTcctaagatcctacatctgtagggaataggttgccatttcagAGGCACTCCGAATCCAATACCTTTTGTATCAGTAATGGTATTGTAGATGATTTTCCAGTGCGTAACAAAAATgtgttttgtctgtctgtgtccatcCCTCCAGCCAACAGGACGCCCAGGAGTTCCTGCGCTTCCTGCTGGACGGGCTGCACAACGAGGTAAACCGGGTCACGGTGCGGCCGCGGGGCAGCTCGGAGGACTTTGACCACCTGCCGTGAGTGtctcctgctctttctctctccgtgaACGACCGTGCGACTACGGTCAAGAGAATGTTAACTGGGAGAGTAGGACAAAGCCAGGGCTGCAGCATGTCCCATATTATTAGTACGCCTCGTGGGTTTACACGAGGGGAGGGCGTGGGAGCAGTGAGCATGAATACTGACACACCCTCTCCTGTCCGGTCGTCCCTCCCACAGTGACCGAGAGAAAGGGGATAGAATGTGGAGCAAgtacctggagagagaggacagcaaaGTAGTGGGTAAGGGCACGCATCAACACCCACAGGGGTTGAGTAACGCTTCTGTGCTGTTAATAAATTGTGTGTCGTCTGTTGATGTAGTGCGTGTGTgcgcaggttggcatttattgtcatTAATCTTTCCCTGggggcagctctgcagagtggtcattAGCTGGCACTGCCACAAAGTCAAATTAATCTTAACCACATCACTAACCTTgatgcctaaccttaaatgaagaccaaaaagCTACTTTTTGTTATCATACATTTTTATGATATAACTAGGCAATTTTTACTTtacagctggcccatctagcggaaattgctcagttttgcctccagggcaagattcatggcAAGCAACACCAATCTgccgtgcatgcatgtgtgtctgtctgtgtctgagtgtgtgtgtgtgtgtgtgtgtgagggggtagtAATGGTCCCTTTCTGCCCTGTCCTCCACAGACCTGTTTGTGGGTCAGCTGAAGAGCTCGTTGACATGCAGCACATGTGGCTACTGCTCCACTGTCTTTGACCCCTTCTGGGATCTCTCGCTACCCATCGCCAAGGTCAGTGTCGACAATGCACACCAGCTTCTTCCCCACAGTGTTGCACATTCACCGTTCACCAGACCCACATACAGTCCCAGCGTTTTTATGTCGCCTAAATGTGCCCTGTGTCTATGTGTCAAGAAGGGCTACGGAGAAGTGAGTCTGATGGACTGCGTGAGTCTCTTCACCAAAGAGGATGTGCTCGACGGAGATGAAAAACCAACGTGCTACAGGTGTAAAGCCAGAAGACGATGCACAAAGAAGTTCACTGTACAGAAATTCCCCAAGATCTTAGTGCTTCGTATCCTTTCTCAAGCCGCTCATATTTGTGGGCTCCGTTGGTCTGATAGTCCTCTATCCCATTAGATGTTATATAGGAGAGAGGAGTTGGCTgacgcctggtcccagatctgtatataatgtgcTTATGCCAACACGTCATGCATGAGACAATTGTAGTCCGAGGAGTTGGTTATGGTTCAACTAAGACACACAGACCTGGGACCAGCCTAGAAGTGCTCTCTGTTACTATAGAGGCTTGCCTATGTGTTAATGTATGTATGTCAACCTTCATGTGAAACCCACCCAAGGTTCCATATGAAGCCCCCGTCTCTGTGTATTTACAGACACTTCCTCCCTGCACTGTTTTGTCCTTTACCCACCTACGTGTCCAGATCTGAAACGCT from Oncorhynchus keta strain PuntledgeMale-10-30-2019 chromosome 18, Oket_V2, whole genome shotgun sequence harbors:
- the LOC118397217 gene encoding ubiquitin carboxyl-terminal hydrolase 2-like isoform X4, producing MPSMRQSYTVTVPEEPPASVFPFLKQEMRRKSSSSSVLVSTFVGLLINQAKNSKSTQGLVGLRNLGNTCFMNSILQCLSNTHNLRDYCLHNSHRRDLNKNSRTNTGTLMEEFAKLLQTMWTSSSSEAVGPSEFKTQIQRYAPRFVGYNQQDAQEFLRFLLDGLHNEVNRVTVRPRGSSEDFDHLPDREKGDRMWSKYLEREDSKVVDLFVGQLKSSLTCSTCGYCSTVFDPFWDLSLPIAKGYGEVSLMDCVSLFTKEDVLDGDEKPTCYRCKARRRCTKKFTVQKFPKILVLHLKRFSEARRTSKLSTFVNFPMEKLDLREFASENSINAVYNLYAVSNHSGTTMGGHYTAYCRNPTSGEWYTFNDSRVSPMSSSQVRSSDAYVLFYELASSSRM
- the LOC118397217 gene encoding ubiquitin carboxyl-terminal hydrolase 2-like isoform X3, with amino-acid sequence MPSMRQSYTVTVPEEPPASVFPFLKQEMRRKSSSSSVLVSTFVGLLINQAKNSKSTQGLVGLRNLGNTCFMNSILQCLSNTHNLRDYCLHNSHRRDLNKNSRTNTGTLMEEFAKLLQTMWTSSSSEAVGPSEFKTQIQRYAPRFVGYNQQDAQEFLRFLLDGLHNEVNRVTVRPRGSSEDFDHLPDREKGDRMWSKYLEREDSKVVDLFVGQLKSSLTCSTCGYCSTVFDPFWDLSLPIAKKGYGEVSLMDCVSLFTKEDVLDGDEKPTCYRCKARRRCTKKFTVQKFPKILVLHLKRFSEARRTSKLSTFVNFPMEKLDLREFASENSINAVYNLYAVSNHSGTTMGGHYTAYCRNPTSGEWYTFNDSRVSPMSSSQVRSSDAYVLFYELASSSRM